GGGCCTGCGCAAGGTCCTCGCGATGACGCCCGACGAAGTGATCGCCTACGTGAAGGACTCGGGTCTGCGCGGACGCGGCGGCGCGGGCTTCCCCACCGGCATGAAGTGGCAGTTCATCCCGCAGGGCGACGGCAAGCCGCACTACCTCGTCGTCAACGCCGACGAGTCGGAGCCGGGAACCTGCAAGGACATCCCCCTCCTCTTCGCCAACCCGCACTCCCTCATCGAGGGAATGATCATCGCCTGCTACGCGATCCGCTCGCAGCACGCCTTCATCTACCTGCGCGGCGAGGTCGTACCGGTCCTGCGGCGCCTGCACGAGGCCGTGCGCGAGGCGTACGAGGCCGGATACCTCGGCAAGGACATCCTCGGCAAGGGACTCGACCTCGACATCACCGTGCACGCGGGCGCGGGCGCCTACATCTGCGGCGAGGAGACGGCACTGCTCGACTCCCTCGAAGGCCGGCGCGGCCAGCCCCGGCTCCGTCCCCCCTTCCCCGCCGTCGAGGGGCTCTACGCCTGCCCCACTGTCGTCAACAACGTCGAGTCCATCGCCTCGGTTCCCGCGATCCTGAACAAGGGCAAGGACTGGTTCAAGGCGATGGGCACCGAGAAGTCCCCCGGCTTCACGCTGTACTCGCTCTCCGGCCACGTCGCCGGACCCGGCCAGTACGAGGCCCCCCTCGGCATCACCCTGCGCCAGCTCCTCGACATGAGCGGCGGCATGCGGCCCGGGCACCGGCTGAAGTTCTGGACCCCCGGCGGCTCCTCCACCCCCATGTTCACCGACGAGCACCTCGACGTCCCCCTGGACTACGAGGGCGTCGGCGCCGCCGGCTCCATGCTCGGCACCAAGGCCCTCCAGTGCTTCGACGAGACCACCTGCGTGGTGCGGGCCGTCACCCGGTGGACCGAGTTCTACGCCCACGAGTCCTGCGGCAAGTGCACACCCTGCCGCGAAGGCACCTACTGGCTGGTCCAGCTGCTACGCGACATCGAGGCCGGCAAGGGCGTCATGTCCGACCTCGACAAGCTGAACGACATCGCCGACAACATCAACGGCAAGTCCTTCTGCGCCCTCGGCGACGGTGCGGCCAGCCCGATCTTCTCCTCGCTCAAGTACTTCCGCGAGGAGTACGAGCAGCACGTCACGGGCAAGGGCTGCCCCTTCGACCCCAGGAAGTCGACCCTCTGGGCCGACACGGAGGTGAACGCATGACCGTCACCACTACGGCCGCCTCCGGGGGAGGAGCGGCCGTCCCGCCGGAGGACCTGGTCTCGCTGACCATCGACGGCGTCGAGCTCTCCGTGCCCAAGGGCACCCTCGTCATCCGCGCCGCCGAACAGCTCGGCATCGAGATCCCCCGCTTCTGCGACCACCCCCTCCTGCCCCCGGCCGGCGCCTGCCGCCAGTGCATCGTCGAGGTCGAGGGCCAGCGCAAGCCGATGGCCTCCTGCACCATCACCTGCACCGACGGCATGGTCGTCAAGACCCAGCTGACCTCCGAGGTCGCCGACAAGGCCCAGCGCGGGGTGATGGAGCTGCTGCTCATCAACCACCCGCTGGACTGCCCCGTCTGCGACAAGGGCGGCGAGTGCCCGCTGCAGAACCAGGCGATGTCCCACGGCAACGCCGAATCCCGCTTCGAGGGCAGGAAGCGCACCTACGAGAAGCCCGTCCCGATCTCCACCCAGGTCCTGCTGGACCGCGAGCGGTGCGTACTCTGCGCCCGCTGCACCCGCTTCTCCAACGAGATCGCCGGCGACCCGATGATCGAGCTGCTGGAACGCGGCGCCCTCCAGCAGGTCGGCACCGGCGAGGACGACCCCTTCGAGTCGTACTTCTCCGGCAACACAATCCAGATCTGCCCGGTCGGCGCCCTCACCTCGGCCGCGTACCGGTTCCGCTCCCGCCCCTTCGACCTCGTCTCCTCCCCGAGCGTGTGCGAGCACTGCGCGGGCGGCTGCGCGACCCGTACCGACCACCGCCGCGGCAAGGTGCTGCGGCGCCTCGCCGCGGAGGACCCCGAGGTCAACGAGGAGTGGGTCTGCGACAAGGGCCGCTTCGCGTTCCGCTACGCCCAGCGCCCGGACCGGCTGACCACCCCGCTGGTGCGCAGCGCCGCCGGGGTGCTGGAGCCGGCGAGCTGGCCCGAGGCCCTGGAGGCCGCGGCCAATGGGCTCGCAGCCGCCCGCGGCCGGGCCGGCGTTCTCACCGGCGGCCGGCTCGCCGTCGAGGACGCCTACGCGTACGCCAAGTTCGCCCGAGTCGTGCTCGACACCAACGACATCGACTTCCGGGCCCGCGTGCACAGCGCCGAGGAGGCCGACTTCCTGGCCGCCACCGTCGCCGGCACCGGCAAGGACCTCGACGGCGACGGCGTCACCTACACCTCGCTGGAGGCGGCGCCCGCGGTGCTGCTCGCCGGCATCGAGGCCGAGGAGGAGGCCCCCGGCGTCTTCCTGCGGCTGCGCAAGGCCCACCGCCGGCACAAGCAGCGGACCTTCGCCCTCGCCCCCTTCGCCACCCGCGGACTGCAGAAGGCCGGCGGCACCCTCCTCGCCGCCGCCCCAGGCACCGAGCCCGACTGGCTCGACGCGCTGTCCTCACGGACCGGCCTGGAGGCGGGCGGCGCCGACGCCGCCGAGGCACTGCGCGCGCCGGGCGCCGTCATCGTCGTGGGGGAGCGGCTCGCCGGGGTGCCCGGCGCGCTGACCTCCGCCGTACGGGCGGCCGCCGCGACGGGCGCGAAACTGGTGTGGATCCCGCGCCGGGCCGGGGAGCGGGCGGCCGTCGAGGCCGGCGCGCTGCCGTCCCTGCTGCCGGGCGGGCGCCCCGCGACCGACCCGCGGGCCCGCGACGAGGTCGCCGCCGCCTGGGGCCTGGACGAACTCCCGCACCGCTACGGCCGCGACACCGGCCAGATCGTCGAAGCCGCCGCCACCCGGGAGTTGTCCGCCCTGCTGGTCGCGGGCGTCGAGGTCACCGACCTGCCGGACCCGGCCCGCGCCCGGACCGCCCTCCAGGAGGCGTTCGTGGTCTCCCTGGAGCTGCGGCCCTCCGAGGTCACCGACCACGCGGACGTGGTCCTGCCGGTCGCCGCGGTCGCCGAGAAGGCGGGCGCGTTCATCAACTGGGAGGGCCGGGTCCGGCCGTTCGAGGCCGCGCTCAAGCCCGACCAGATGACCCGCCGGCTCGCCCCGGCCGACGCCCGCGTGCTGCACATGCTGGCCGACGCCGCCGACCGGCCGATCGCCCTGCCCGACGTGCACGCCGTACGCCGGGAGCTGGAGCGGCTCGGCCCCTGGGAGGGCGGACTCGCCGCCGAGCAGTCCACCGACCCGGTGCCGCTGCCCCGGGCCGGCGCCGGCGAGGCGGTCCTCGCCGGCCACCGGCTCCTCCTCGACCAGGGCCGGCTCCAGGAGGGCGACGAGGCGCTGGCCGGCACCCGCCACG
This DNA window, taken from Streptomyces sp. TN58, encodes the following:
- the nuoF gene encoding NADH-quinone oxidoreductase subunit NuoF, translating into MSVSSKESHGGTSQPEAGGGTSPEKLLAPVLSAFWDEPESWTLETYRRHEGYEGLRKVLAMTPDEVIAYVKDSGLRGRGGAGFPTGMKWQFIPQGDGKPHYLVVNADESEPGTCKDIPLLFANPHSLIEGMIIACYAIRSQHAFIYLRGEVVPVLRRLHEAVREAYEAGYLGKDILGKGLDLDITVHAGAGAYICGEETALLDSLEGRRGQPRLRPPFPAVEGLYACPTVVNNVESIASVPAILNKGKDWFKAMGTEKSPGFTLYSLSGHVAGPGQYEAPLGITLRQLLDMSGGMRPGHRLKFWTPGGSSTPMFTDEHLDVPLDYEGVGAAGSMLGTKALQCFDETTCVVRAVTRWTEFYAHESCGKCTPCREGTYWLVQLLRDIEAGKGVMSDLDKLNDIADNINGKSFCALGDGAASPIFSSLKYFREEYEQHVTGKGCPFDPRKSTLWADTEVNA
- a CDS encoding NADH-quinone oxidoreductase subunit G; the encoded protein is MTVTTTAASGGGAAVPPEDLVSLTIDGVELSVPKGTLVIRAAEQLGIEIPRFCDHPLLPPAGACRQCIVEVEGQRKPMASCTITCTDGMVVKTQLTSEVADKAQRGVMELLLINHPLDCPVCDKGGECPLQNQAMSHGNAESRFEGRKRTYEKPVPISTQVLLDRERCVLCARCTRFSNEIAGDPMIELLERGALQQVGTGEDDPFESYFSGNTIQICPVGALTSAAYRFRSRPFDLVSSPSVCEHCAGGCATRTDHRRGKVLRRLAAEDPEVNEEWVCDKGRFAFRYAQRPDRLTTPLVRSAAGVLEPASWPEALEAAANGLAAARGRAGVLTGGRLAVEDAYAYAKFARVVLDTNDIDFRARVHSAEEADFLAATVAGTGKDLDGDGVTYTSLEAAPAVLLAGIEAEEEAPGVFLRLRKAHRRHKQRTFALAPFATRGLQKAGGTLLAAAPGTEPDWLDALSSRTGLEAGGADAAEALRAPGAVIVVGERLAGVPGALTSAVRAAAATGAKLVWIPRRAGERAAVEAGALPSLLPGGRPATDPRARDEVAAAWGLDELPHRYGRDTGQIVEAAATRELSALLVAGVEVTDLPDPARARTALQEAFVVSLELRPSEVTDHADVVLPVAAVAEKAGAFINWEGRVRPFEAALKPDQMTRRLAPADARVLHMLADAADRPIALPDVHAVRRELERLGPWEGGLAAEQSTDPVPLPRAGAGEAVLAGHRLLLDQGRLQEGDEALAGTRHEASARLSAATAAEAGVKDGDVLAVTGPAGTVELPLRITDMPDRVVWLPLNSTGSGVLADTGARPGTLVRIGPATPAGAGDTTAEVGA